Proteins from a genomic interval of Panthera uncia isolate 11264 chromosome C1 unlocalized genomic scaffold, Puncia_PCG_1.0 HiC_scaffold_4, whole genome shotgun sequence:
- the BTF3L4 gene encoding transcription factor BTF3 homolog 4 isoform X2 produces the protein MIKDDGTVIHFNNPKVQASLSANTFAITGHAEAKPITEMLPGILSQLGADSLTSLRKLAEQFPRQVLDSKAPKPEDIDEEDDDVPDLVENFDEASKNEAN, from the exons ATGATTAAAGATGATGGGACAGTTATCCATTTCAACAATCCCAAAGTCCAAGCTTCCCTTTCTGCTAACACCTTTGCAATTACTGGTCATGCAGAAGCCAAACCAATCACAGAAATGCTTCCTGGAATATTAAGTcagcttggtgctgacagcttaaCAAGTCTTAGGAAGTTAGCTGAACAGTTCCCTCGGCAAG TGTTGGATAGCAAAGCACCAAAACCAGAAGACATTGATGAGGAGGATGATGATGTTCCAG atctcGTAGAAAATTTTGATGAGGCATCGAAGAATGAAGCtaactaa